The following are from one region of the Carnobacterium gallinarum DSM 4847 genome:
- a CDS encoding metallophosphoesterase — protein MKQEVFVIGDIHGQIQLFNEMLTKWQPETQQLILIGDLGDRGEDPKACFLLAKKLVKEQGGIYLKGNHEDLFLRFLDNPEDYYQNYCLNGGMRTLESLLHSGLDDEYSPTEMSMMIKSHYPDLVEFLKGLPLYFEWHQYLFVHAGVDLTKSDWKKTTDYDFMWIRAPFHEGKNMTGKVIVFGHTITPALYGDNVTTDLWKSDDKIGIDGGAVYGGALHGVIFSPEKLEQDISIKNTGYVWDGSI, from the coding sequence ATGAAGCAAGAAGTATTTGTAATTGGGGATATTCATGGACAAATCCAACTATTTAATGAAATGTTGACTAAATGGCAACCAGAGACTCAGCAGTTAATTCTAATTGGTGATTTAGGGGATCGTGGTGAAGATCCTAAAGCCTGTTTTTTACTTGCTAAAAAATTAGTGAAAGAGCAAGGTGGAATTTATTTAAAAGGAAATCATGAGGATTTATTCTTACGGTTTTTAGATAACCCTGAAGACTATTATCAGAATTATTGTTTAAATGGTGGGATGCGCACATTAGAAAGTTTGTTACATTCAGGTTTAGATGATGAATACTCACCAACTGAAATGAGTATGATGATTAAAAGTCATTACCCAGATCTAGTTGAATTTTTGAAAGGATTGCCTCTTTATTTTGAATGGCATCAGTATTTATTTGTTCATGCGGGTGTTGATTTAACTAAATCTGATTGGAAGAAAACGACAGATTATGATTTTATGTGGATTCGAGCTCCGTTTCATGAAGGGAAGAACATGACAGGGAAAGTGATTGTGTTTGGTCATACAATTACGCCTGCTTTGTATGGTGATAATGTGACGACTGATTTATGGAAAAGCGATGACAAGATAGGTATTGATGGCGGTGCAGTTTATGGTGGGGCACTTCATGGTGTAATTTTTAGTCCAGAAAAATTAGAACAAGACATTAGTATAAAAAATACAGGCTATGTATGGGATGGTAGTATCTAA
- a CDS encoding SprT family protein, translating to MNQIELQQLVERVSLEYFSKAFKHQATFNSRLKTTGGRYHLSSHNLDFNLQVLETFGMTEFLGVIKHELCHYHLHLEGRGYQHKDAEFKNLLLAVGGSRFVQSLRKNESKKAYWVYYCQHCQSKLYRQRRFDINKYVCGSCKGRLTLLEKRVEIRC from the coding sequence ATGAATCAGATTGAATTACAACAATTAGTTGAAAGAGTTTCGCTAGAATATTTTAGCAAAGCCTTTAAACATCAAGCAACCTTTAATTCACGTTTGAAAACAACAGGAGGACGTTATCATTTAAGTAGTCATAATTTAGATTTTAATTTACAAGTTCTAGAGACTTTTGGAATGACTGAATTTTTAGGTGTCATTAAACATGAGCTTTGTCATTATCATTTGCATTTAGAAGGACGAGGCTACCAACATAAAGATGCTGAGTTTAAAAACTTATTGCTGGCAGTCGGTGGCAGTCGTTTTGTTCAGTCGTTACGTAAAAATGAATCGAAAAAAGCTTATTGGGTCTATTATTGTCAACATTGTCAGTCTAAATTGTATCGTCAACGTCGATTTGATATCAATAAATATGTTTGTGGCTCTTGTAAAGGACGCTTAACTTTGTTGGAGAAACGTGTTGAGATCAGATGTTAA
- a CDS encoding C39 family peptidase, which produces MMKKRVLVVSSVICLLAPLMLEANTVLAAESETVVKNSEEGSPLLGSGSESSHNNGNVDESATVAEDVAKPSDVSEVDTESSEVTEPAISPETSEATSADSNGENSADPIPALERVPAVIESQVRILDVPIISQLPMLPTGCEATAVTMLLNYKGVQITKEAVANEMPYHDSDPNLGYVGDPYTTEGFTIYPPAFRNLVTKYAGSYTNLTGTNLKDLEHNLKKEKPVVVWVVMHGFTVHAITLTGYDANGFYFNDPWTGAKNSYIDKQSFSLTWNQQERRALTY; this is translated from the coding sequence ATGATGAAAAAGAGAGTGTTAGTTGTTAGTTCAGTTATTTGTTTATTGGCACCACTAATGTTGGAAGCGAATACAGTTTTAGCTGCTGAAAGTGAAACGGTTGTTAAAAATAGCGAAGAAGGAAGTCCCTTATTAGGCAGTGGTAGCGAGTCTTCTCACAATAATGGAAATGTAGACGAATCTGCAACGGTTGCAGAAGATGTTGCGAAGCCATCAGATGTTTCTGAAGTGGATACGGAATCATCAGAAGTTACTGAACCGGCAATTAGTCCTGAAACTAGTGAAGCAACATCTGCTGATTCAAATGGAGAAAATTCAGCAGATCCGATTCCTGCACTTGAAAGGGTTCCAGCAGTAATTGAAAGCCAAGTAAGAATTTTAGATGTGCCTATTATCAGTCAATTACCAATGTTGCCAACAGGTTGTGAGGCCACAGCTGTAACAATGTTATTGAATTACAAAGGTGTCCAGATTACTAAGGAAGCAGTTGCTAATGAAATGCCTTATCACGATTCTGATCCTAATCTAGGTTATGTTGGTGATCCTTATACAACTGAAGGTTTTACAATTTATCCACCTGCATTTAGAAATTTAGTTACAAAATATGCGGGTTCTTATACTAACTTAACAGGAACAAATTTAAAGGATTTAGAACATAATCTTAAAAAAGAGAAACCTGTTGTAGTTTGGGTCGTGATGCATGGTTTTACAGTTCATGCAATTACGTTAACTGGCTATGATGCTAACGGATTTTATTTTAATGATCCATGGACAGGAGCAAAAAATAGTTATATTGATAAACAATCTTTTAGCCTTACTTGGAATCAACAGGAAAGAAGAGCGTTAACGTATTAA
- a CDS encoding Tex family protein, with translation MAEQTDATILQLLKKELKVYSEKQLTTVLNLLAEGNTVPFIARYRKEMTGTLDEVQIREIEDRYNYLQNLEKRKGEVLRIIEEQGKLTPELQKSIETAEKMQLVEDLYRPYKQKRRTKATIAKEKGLEPLSEWLLTFPENADVIQEASNYIDEEKEVATAEEALAGAHEILAEQISDEPKFRIWLREFTMRNGIVTSTVKNEEKDEKGVYEMYYEFSEPVAKLVSHRILALNRGEKEDILKVSLSIDELRINKYFTRELIKNENSPTAPYVVAAFEDSYKRFIGPAIEREIRGELTELADEQAIHIFGENLRNLLLQAPLKGKMVLGLDPAYRTGCKLAVIDPTGKVTDIDVIYPHKPAGAGARSEAATKFKKIVKEFGIEMIAIGNGTASRESEQFVVDNLKEIDQEVYYVIVNEAGASVYSASDLARKEFPDLQVEQRSAVSIARRLQDPLAELVKIDPKAVGVGQYQHDVSQKRLEERLEFVVETAVNQVGVNVNTASAPLLQHVAGLNKTTATNVVAYRDENGRFESRAALKKVPRLGPKAYEQAVGFMRIVDGKNILDNTGIHPETYKEAKEILAMADLSLKDVGSTTAKEALAQLNFQQVAEATGLGKETVKDMVEALSRPGRDLRDELPAPLLRKDVLTMEDLKAGMELQGTVRNVVDFGAFVDIGVKQDGMVHISKLSNGYVKHPTDVVAVGDVVTVWVDSIDLKKGRIALTMLNQEQK, from the coding sequence ATGGCTGAACAAACAGATGCAACAATCTTACAATTATTAAAAAAAGAATTAAAGGTGTATAGTGAAAAGCAATTAACAACTGTTTTAAACCTATTAGCAGAAGGCAATACAGTGCCTTTTATTGCACGTTATCGTAAAGAAATGACTGGAACCTTAGATGAAGTTCAGATTCGTGAAATTGAGGATCGCTATAATTATTTGCAAAACTTAGAAAAACGTAAAGGTGAAGTTTTACGAATTATTGAAGAACAAGGAAAGCTAACACCAGAATTACAAAAATCAATTGAAACAGCTGAGAAGATGCAATTGGTGGAAGATTTATATCGTCCTTACAAGCAAAAACGTCGTACGAAAGCAACAATTGCTAAAGAAAAAGGTTTGGAACCATTGTCTGAATGGCTGCTGACTTTTCCTGAAAATGCTGATGTTATTCAAGAAGCAAGCAACTATATAGATGAAGAAAAAGAAGTTGCAACAGCTGAAGAAGCATTAGCTGGCGCTCATGAAATCTTAGCTGAACAAATTAGTGATGAGCCTAAATTCAGAATTTGGTTGCGTGAGTTTACAATGCGAAATGGTATTGTTACATCGACAGTAAAGAATGAAGAAAAAGATGAAAAAGGCGTTTATGAAATGTACTATGAATTTAGTGAACCTGTTGCTAAATTAGTTTCGCATCGCATTTTAGCTTTAAATCGTGGTGAAAAAGAAGACATTTTAAAAGTATCGCTTTCTATTGATGAGTTAAGAATTAATAAGTATTTTACACGTGAATTAATAAAAAATGAAAATTCTCCAACGGCACCTTATGTTGTGGCGGCGTTTGAAGATAGTTATAAACGTTTTATTGGTCCTGCGATTGAACGTGAAATTCGTGGTGAGTTAACTGAACTTGCTGATGAACAGGCGATTCATATTTTTGGTGAGAATTTACGAAATTTACTTTTACAAGCACCATTGAAAGGGAAGATGGTACTAGGTTTAGATCCAGCCTATCGTACGGGCTGTAAGTTAGCTGTTATTGATCCAACGGGAAAAGTAACGGATATTGATGTGATTTATCCGCATAAACCAGCAGGTGCTGGGGCTCGTAGTGAAGCGGCTACTAAATTCAAGAAGATTGTCAAAGAGTTTGGGATTGAAATGATTGCGATTGGAAATGGTACAGCAAGTCGTGAATCTGAGCAATTTGTTGTGGATAATTTGAAAGAGATTGATCAAGAGGTTTATTACGTAATTGTCAATGAAGCTGGAGCTTCTGTGTATTCAGCTAGTGATTTGGCTCGTAAAGAATTTCCTGACTTACAAGTAGAACAGCGTAGTGCAGTGAGTATTGCTCGTCGTTTGCAAGATCCATTAGCTGAGCTAGTGAAAATCGATCCTAAGGCAGTTGGCGTAGGACAATATCAACATGACGTTTCACAAAAACGGTTAGAAGAACGTTTGGAATTCGTCGTGGAAACGGCAGTTAACCAAGTCGGTGTCAATGTAAATACGGCTAGTGCGCCTTTGTTACAGCATGTTGCTGGTTTAAATAAAACGACAGCTACGAATGTTGTGGCATATCGTGATGAAAATGGTCGCTTTGAAAGTCGTGCAGCTTTGAAAAAAGTTCCTCGTTTAGGACCTAAAGCTTATGAACAGGCAGTAGGGTTTATGCGAATTGTTGATGGAAAAAATATTCTAGATAATACTGGTATTCATCCAGAAACATATAAAGAAGCGAAAGAAATTTTAGCGATGGCTGACTTAAGCTTGAAAGATGTAGGAAGTACAACAGCAAAAGAAGCTCTAGCGCAATTGAATTTCCAACAAGTAGCTGAAGCAACTGGACTTGGTAAAGAAACTGTTAAAGATATGGTTGAAGCTTTATCACGTCCTGGTCGTGACTTACGTGATGAGCTGCCAGCGCCGTTATTACGCAAAGATGTGTTAACGATGGAAGATTTAAAAGCAGGGATGGAATTACAAGGTACTGTCCGGAACGTTGTAGATTTTGGTGCATTTGTGGATATCGGTGTGAAACAAGATGGAATGGTGCATATTTCAAAATTAAGTAATGGATATGTGAAGCATCCAACTGATGTAGTTGCTGTTGGAGATGTTGTGACAGTTTGGGTTGATTCAATTGACTTGAAAAAAGGACGTATTGCTTTAACTATGTTGAATCAGGAACAAAAATAG
- a CDS encoding DUF4064 domain-containing protein produces MDRKTEYILALIGSIISALISGLMILFSAIMAFSLSATNALNTGDDYYYDTYSSAADYSNTDAKIGLAFFVIITVFCIGMTILGFIGSFKIKNNKQGWGIVVLILGIFSIASFQGILWLIAGIMMLSRKTPAPIKTASGQSTTLLDDMEQLKKLRDQGIISEEEYQIKKNEWIDF; encoded by the coding sequence ATGGATAGAAAAACTGAATATATTTTAGCATTAATTGGATCGATTATTAGTGCGTTGATTTCAGGATTAATGATTTTATTTTCAGCAATAATGGCTTTTAGCCTTTCAGCAACAAATGCACTTAATACAGGAGATGACTACTATTACGATACATATAGTAGCGCAGCTGATTATTCCAATACAGATGCAAAAATAGGACTAGCATTTTTTGTTATTATTACAGTTTTTTGTATTGGTATGACAATTTTAGGTTTTATTGGTTCATTTAAAATTAAGAACAATAAACAGGGCTGGGGAATTGTTGTTTTGATTTTAGGAATTTTTAGTATCGCAAGTTTTCAAGGAATCTTGTGGTTAATTGCTGGAATTATGATGCTTAGCCGTAAAACACCAGCACCAATTAAAACAGCTAGTGGACAGTCTACAACATTACTAGATGATATGGAACAATTGAAAAAATTACGGGATCAAGGAATTATCTCGGAAGAAGAATACCAAATTAAAAAAAATGAGTGGATTGATTTTTAA
- a CDS encoding ABC transporter ATP-binding protein, producing the protein MIDLKDIVKIYRTGGEELVALKKISLHIAEGEFTAIMGPSGSGKSTMMNILGLLDRFDSGTYILNNQNVTGLSDNESAHVRNKEIGFVFQSFNLMPRMTILENVELPMVYAGIPAKERRERALKALDRVGLSDRVKHRPNEISGGQKQRVAIARAIVNSPAVLMADEPTGNLDSKTTLEIMRIFQELNDEGTTIVMVTHEPEVAEYTKRIVSFRDGEIMDDQLQLNQKLV; encoded by the coding sequence ATGATTGATTTAAAAGATATTGTTAAAATCTATCGTACTGGTGGTGAAGAGCTAGTCGCTTTAAAGAAGATTTCTTTGCATATTGCAGAAGGCGAATTTACAGCGATTATGGGACCAAGTGGTTCTGGTAAATCAACTATGATGAATATTCTTGGTTTGCTAGATCGATTTGACAGTGGAACCTATATTTTAAATAATCAGAATGTAACTGGCTTAAGCGATAATGAAAGTGCTCATGTTCGGAACAAAGAGATTGGTTTTGTTTTTCAATCTTTTAATTTAATGCCACGTATGACGATTTTAGAAAATGTTGAATTACCTATGGTTTATGCTGGAATACCAGCAAAGGAAAGACGTGAACGTGCTCTTAAAGCACTTGATCGAGTAGGTTTAAGTGACCGTGTTAAACATCGACCTAATGAAATTTCTGGTGGTCAAAAACAACGTGTTGCTATTGCCCGCGCGATTGTAAACTCCCCTGCTGTTTTAATGGCGGATGAACCGACAGGAAATCTAGATTCTAAAACGACTCTAGAAATCATGCGTATTTTCCAAGAACTCAATGATGAAGGGACAACCATCGTCATGGTCACTCATGAACCTGAAGTTGCTGAGTATACAAAACGCATCGTTTCCTTTAGAGACGGGGAAATCATGGACGATCAACTACAATTAAACCAAAAACTAGTCTAA
- a CDS encoding AraC family transcriptional regulator yields MDTIQRLNQTIDYIEEHLDQEINTRELAKLNCCSDYHFQRMFSFIADVSLAEYIRKRRLTAAAFDLQHTEIKIIDLAVKYGYQSADSFTKAFYQIHQVTPSKAREKGVELKSFPPISFQLSIKGAIAMKYRIEERSAFKVVGIKEQISTIDGENAKEIPKIWERVNQDGTAERIEELANTTPDGILGVCANFTPVTMDYWVAAATTLAAPTDFETLEIGSQMWAIFEVVGPMPEAIQDAWQRIFSEWFPKSGYEHADGPEFEWYSLEDPAREDYLSEIWIPVVKIN; encoded by the coding sequence ATGGATACGATTCAACGTTTAAATCAAACGATTGACTATATAGAAGAGCATCTAGATCAGGAAATCAATACACGGGAATTAGCAAAATTGAATTGTTGTTCAGATTATCATTTTCAACGGATGTTTTCTTTTATTGCAGATGTTTCATTAGCTGAATATATACGTAAAAGACGCTTAACTGCGGCTGCATTTGATTTACAGCATACAGAGATAAAAATTATTGACTTAGCTGTAAAATACGGCTATCAATCAGCAGATTCATTTACAAAAGCTTTTTATCAAATTCATCAAGTAACGCCATCAAAGGCTCGAGAAAAAGGCGTTGAATTAAAATCCTTTCCACCTATTTCTTTTCAATTATCTATTAAGGGAGCGATTGCAATGAAGTATCGAATTGAAGAACGATCAGCATTTAAAGTTGTTGGGATTAAGGAACAGATTAGTACGATTGATGGAGAGAATGCGAAGGAAATTCCTAAGATATGGGAACGGGTAAATCAAGATGGAACGGCTGAGAGAATTGAGGAATTAGCTAATACTACTCCAGATGGAATTTTAGGTGTTTGTGCTAATTTTACTCCAGTTACTATGGATTATTGGGTTGCAGCAGCAACTACTTTAGCAGCACCAACAGATTTTGAAACATTGGAAATTGGTTCTCAGATGTGGGCGATTTTTGAAGTAGTAGGTCCAATGCCTGAGGCTATTCAAGATGCCTGGCAGCGAATTTTCTCAGAATGGTTTCCAAAATCAGGCTATGAACATGCCGATGGTCCTGAGTTTGAATGGTATTCGTTAGAAGATCCAGCACGTGAAGATTATTTAAGTGAAATATGGATTCCGGTTGTTAAAATAAATTAG
- a CDS encoding cation:proton antiporter, producing the protein MMFLGSLCLILLVTKLAGHFCNRIGVPAVIGELLVGIVIGPAMLGWIQPDEFIHYFSEIGVIILMFIAGLESDLKLLQKYWKPALSVALLGILFPLALGFFCGEIFNLGFQSSIFLGVLFSATSVSISVQVLKDLKKVDTKEGATILGAAVVDDIVVVILLGILVSVFHTNGGTEEPFVESLLRKVVFFIVVFAVSKWVIPILMKIANKLLMIEAVVTMALIICLAFAYFADYMGMGAIIGAFFAGIALSQTKYKHTIEQKIEPIGYAVFIPVFFVSIGLNMDFSGIGKQWIFILVLTVVAVLTKLIGGAFGAKLTGFNWKSAAVIGAGMVSRGEMALIIGKLGLESNLLSESYYSAIIVVIIATTVIAPFLLKYTIVKQDESLLK; encoded by the coding sequence ATGATGTTTTTAGGATCGCTATGTTTGATCTTGCTTGTAACAAAACTAGCAGGACATTTTTGTAATCGGATTGGTGTCCCAGCCGTAATTGGTGAACTATTAGTAGGGATTGTTATTGGTCCTGCGATGTTGGGGTGGATTCAACCGGATGAATTTATCCATTACTTTTCAGAAATCGGTGTGATTATCTTAATGTTTATTGCAGGGTTAGAGAGTGATTTGAAGCTGCTGCAAAAATATTGGAAACCAGCATTATCGGTAGCTCTATTAGGCATTCTATTTCCGCTAGCATTAGGTTTTTTCTGTGGGGAAATTTTTAATCTTGGATTCCAAAGCTCTATTTTTCTTGGGGTACTATTTAGTGCAACTTCGGTGAGTATTTCTGTTCAAGTTTTGAAGGATTTGAAAAAAGTAGATACTAAAGAAGGAGCGACTATTTTAGGTGCGGCAGTAGTGGATGATATTGTAGTTGTTATTTTATTAGGTATCTTAGTCAGTGTTTTCCATACAAATGGTGGAACCGAAGAACCGTTTGTAGAAAGCTTATTACGTAAAGTAGTCTTCTTTATTGTGGTTTTTGCCGTTTCAAAATGGGTGATTCCAATTTTAATGAAGATTGCGAATAAACTGTTAATGATTGAAGCTGTTGTTACAATGGCCTTAATTATTTGCTTAGCCTTTGCTTATTTTGCAGATTATATGGGAATGGGTGCGATTATTGGAGCGTTCTTTGCTGGAATTGCTCTTTCTCAAACTAAATACAAACATACAATTGAGCAAAAAATCGAACCAATTGGCTATGCGGTTTTTATTCCAGTTTTTTTTGTAAGTATCGGTTTAAATATGGACTTTAGCGGAATTGGCAAACAATGGATCTTTATTTTAGTTTTAACTGTTGTTGCTGTTTTAACCAAATTAATTGGTGGTGCCTTTGGTGCTAAATTAACTGGTTTTAATTGGAAATCTGCTGCAGTTATTGGTGCTGGGATGGTATCACGAGGGGAAATGGCTTTGATTATTGGAAAATTAGGTTTAGAGTCTAATTTGCTTTCTGAAAGCTATTATTCGGCGATTATTGTGGTAATTATTGCTACAACAGTGATTGCACCATTTTTACTAAAATATACCATTGTAAAACAAGATGAAAGTCTGTTGAAATAG
- a CDS encoding efflux RND transporter periplasmic adaptor subunit yields the protein MNWKKIVGWAVAIAALGFIGYSVFGPKETEKTPEVTTSAVKEETIVEKLATTGTLEPTATQNGVGTGLVTEVNVAVGDKVTKDDALVRYIDGTTITAAIDGTVTALNVKKDQADLSTQTGKPSITIDDLSNLKVSIQLSKSDASIVKVDQPVTLTSGSTEFAGKISELDPVATTTTGATGTTTALGGTISFDTPPTGLFAGFEIDADITTNTAENALAIKVESLLYDKNNKPYVYIVKDNKAKKVDIETGIQSDTMVQVTKGLEKDQKVIVSPEDSLKNGAAVTVK from the coding sequence ATGAATTGGAAAAAAATCGTAGGATGGGCTGTAGCAATTGCAGCACTTGGTTTCATTGGATATAGTGTTTTTGGACCAAAAGAAACTGAAAAAACACCTGAAGTAACAACCTCTGCAGTTAAGGAGGAGACCATCGTTGAAAAACTAGCGACAACAGGAACTTTAGAACCGACAGCTACACAAAATGGAGTTGGTACAGGTTTGGTTACGGAAGTAAATGTTGCAGTTGGAGATAAAGTTACAAAAGACGATGCCCTTGTTCGTTATATAGATGGAACGACAATAACTGCCGCAATCGATGGAACCGTCACAGCTTTAAACGTTAAAAAAGATCAAGCCGATTTAAGTACACAAACAGGAAAACCAAGCATTACAATCGATGATCTTAGCAACTTAAAAGTTAGCATTCAATTATCAAAATCAGATGCAAGCATAGTTAAAGTCGATCAACCTGTTACCTTAACAAGTGGCTCAACAGAATTTGCTGGAAAAATCAGCGAACTTGATCCTGTAGCAACTACAACAACGGGAGCAACTGGTACAACTACTGCATTAGGTGGAACTATTTCCTTCGACACACCACCAACTGGTTTATTTGCCGGATTTGAAATTGATGCTGATATTACTACAAATACAGCTGAAAATGCACTCGCTATTAAAGTTGAAAGTTTGTTATACGATAAAAACAATAAGCCTTACGTTTATATTGTCAAAGACAATAAAGCAAAAAAAGTGGATATTGAAACAGGTATTCAATCAGATACCATGGTTCAAGTTACTAAAGGCTTAGAAAAAGATCAAAAAGTAATTGTTTCCCCTGAAGATAGCCTAAAAAATGGCGCAGCTGTCACCGTAAAATAG
- a CDS encoding ABC transporter permease encodes MNIKENFKMALDSIFANKMRSFLTMLGIIIGIASVIAILAVGNGATSEITGTFDDLGASTVSLSVGNKATKSDYINDADLKALKSASSKIQRISPDKSIRGTLSNGDENRTAIAFGGTPDLQYTNQTMDKNILYGRFFNQNEYADSKNVTVISEDTATALFNGRKDVVGETLNLTASGSTNLSLKVIGVVKGTFSKMQGSFDTSQMPVYLAMPLTTMAKLDSSASDITNVTIQVANKDDIESVSKQMVRLLETRHDAVGKDLYTATNFLQALDQVNNVLGLFINFIAAVAAIALLVGGIGVMNIMLVSVTERTREIGTRKALGATTNTILFQFLMESVILSLIGGIIGLILGILLANGVAGALNIVPTITPGVILLVLLFSSAVGIFFGIYPARKAAKLDPIEALRYE; translated from the coding sequence ATGAATATCAAAGAAAATTTTAAAATGGCTTTAGACAGCATTTTTGCCAATAAAATGCGCTCCTTTCTAACCATGTTAGGGATTATTATCGGAATTGCTTCGGTCATTGCGATTTTAGCCGTTGGAAATGGAGCCACTAGTGAAATCACTGGAACCTTTGACGACTTAGGTGCTTCAACTGTTTCCTTAAGTGTAGGAAATAAAGCCACAAAAAGTGATTATATCAACGATGCCGATCTCAAAGCTTTAAAAAGTGCTAGCTCAAAGATCCAACGTATTTCACCAGATAAAAGTATTCGTGGAACGTTAAGTAATGGTGATGAAAACCGAACTGCGATTGCTTTTGGTGGAACACCAGATTTACAATATACCAATCAAACAATGGATAAAAATATTCTTTATGGCCGTTTCTTTAACCAAAATGAATACGCAGATAGTAAGAATGTCACAGTAATCAGTGAAGACACCGCAACTGCTTTGTTCAATGGTCGAAAAGATGTTGTTGGCGAAACACTTAATTTAACAGCTTCTGGTAGTACAAATCTTAGCTTAAAAGTTATCGGTGTTGTTAAAGGAACTTTCAGCAAAATGCAAGGTTCATTTGATACTTCACAAATGCCTGTTTATCTAGCAATGCCACTTACAACAATGGCAAAACTTGATTCTTCAGCTAGTGATATCACAAATGTAACCATCCAAGTGGCGAATAAAGACGATATCGAATCAGTTTCTAAACAAATGGTTCGTTTGCTAGAAACACGTCATGATGCAGTGGGGAAAGACCTCTATACAGCAACGAATTTCCTACAAGCTTTAGATCAAGTTAATAACGTATTAGGCTTGTTCATTAACTTTATTGCCGCCGTAGCAGCTATTGCACTCCTTGTTGGGGGAATCGGCGTCATGAATATTATGCTGGTCTCTGTTACTGAAAGAACTAGAGAAATCGGAACGAGAAAAGCTCTTGGTGCAACAACTAATACGATCCTCTTCCAATTCTTAATGGAATCCGTTATCCTCTCTTTAATTGGAGGAATTATCGGTCTAATCCTTGGAATTCTCTTAGCAAATGGAGTAGCTGGTGCCTTAAATATTGTTCCAACCATTACTCCTGGCGTTATCTTATTAGTGTTGCTGTTCTCAAGTGCAGTCGGAATTTTCTTTGGAATCTATCCAGCACGAAAAGCAGCTAAATTAGATCCAATCGAAGCCTTGAGATATGAATAG